One Novosphingobium sp. EMRT-2 DNA segment encodes these proteins:
- a CDS encoding serine protease, which yields MKRWLLRRFLAIGVWGALAAAGPVAAQSPGGTQNDLVAMLHSVDATGQFDGSLCGSALVLSQSDGRTLLLTAKHVLAQLDEENDSRKLSGDPPVRLGAQFFGAVGTFHEVRPLPGVFSESLDYAVVEVIPRPGTTIAPPGSWNRLGALDGDDAQGDKPGYQDVRAVGYSRCRPWAASASPEKVIAVGGTDITFETRFVDHGSSGGALFAVDGRLVGMVVKTDGDEGTARSIDVILSDLALKNVRTDLTYGVSAAMDAAIRGQAVPTYASQVKATSVSARIERTGGKGVRFRADLDDLGAPAHELKLVGGPDDRDVKYGIDLDIADALTRSYQVRIGFSDGSSVTLPIDFKAPLTARIKALADSDVAWLYHRPGGAVVIGSPSYDVVGLVRYIDVGWSPDLMAHRAVFRYSGFEPPKLTGTAALNAVPENRVIVGPAGADRAWYRLTFADGSVTPPRALAFTPEDINLDRGQYGFARLLTTPEGVVFSYRYKQDDVGAFQTGGSMALSRPYGLSGDYTMQYDLDGKGFLEAGQDRLPWMNAPFKVRFVEKATGIATQVFSLPAPDSEAVGDDAPSTFPEVTCRRSTAREGAACWFRDFRAIGHVKTWRMSFVSEARLQNAALADLRPVWRSAEGRARIRECRNSYSPACLEWRRNLGGWWDAPAGATDFYYSVTMKDGRTLPAQRVSLAQ from the coding sequence ATGAAGCGGTGGCTGCTCCGTCGCTTCCTTGCGATCGGCGTGTGGGGCGCGCTGGCGGCGGCTGGCCCGGTGGCGGCCCAATCGCCAGGCGGCACGCAAAACGATCTCGTCGCAATGCTGCACTCGGTCGATGCCACGGGCCAGTTCGATGGAAGCTTGTGCGGCTCCGCCCTGGTTCTCTCCCAGTCGGACGGCAGGACACTGCTGTTGACGGCGAAGCATGTGCTGGCGCAACTCGACGAGGAAAACGACAGCCGGAAACTTTCCGGTGATCCGCCGGTGCGGCTGGGGGCGCAGTTTTTCGGTGCGGTGGGCACGTTCCACGAAGTCCGGCCGTTGCCGGGCGTGTTCAGCGAATCGCTCGATTATGCAGTCGTCGAGGTCATTCCGCGTCCCGGTACGACGATTGCCCCGCCCGGCTCTTGGAACAGGCTGGGAGCACTCGATGGTGACGATGCGCAAGGCGACAAGCCGGGGTATCAGGATGTGAGAGCCGTCGGCTACAGCCGTTGTCGGCCGTGGGCCGCCTCGGCGTCGCCGGAAAAGGTCATCGCTGTCGGCGGCACCGACATAACCTTTGAAACGCGGTTTGTGGACCACGGCAGTTCGGGCGGCGCGCTATTCGCCGTGGATGGCAGGCTGGTGGGAATGGTCGTCAAGACCGACGGGGATGAGGGCACCGCGCGATCGATCGATGTCATTCTGTCCGACCTCGCGCTCAAGAACGTCAGGACAGACCTGACCTACGGCGTATCCGCGGCAATGGATGCGGCGATTCGCGGACAGGCGGTCCCGACTTATGCCAGTCAGGTAAAGGCTACGAGCGTTTCGGCGCGCATCGAACGAACCGGTGGGAAGGGGGTGCGATTTCGCGCCGACCTGGATGACCTCGGCGCCCCTGCGCACGAGCTAAAGCTCGTCGGCGGTCCGGACGATCGCGACGTGAAGTATGGTATCGATCTCGATATTGCCGATGCGTTGACCCGCAGCTACCAGGTTCGGATCGGGTTCTCCGACGGCAGTTCCGTGACCTTGCCGATCGACTTCAAGGCGCCGTTGACCGCACGGATCAAGGCCCTTGCCGATAGCGACGTTGCCTGGCTGTACCATCGCCCGGGTGGTGCGGTCGTTATTGGTTCGCCCAGTTATGACGTGGTCGGCCTTGTCAGGTATATTGATGTCGGGTGGTCGCCCGATCTTATGGCCCATCGTGCGGTGTTCCGCTATTCGGGTTTCGAACCGCCCAAACTCACCGGGACGGCAGCGCTGAATGCCGTCCCGGAGAATCGCGTGATTGTCGGCCCGGCTGGTGCCGATCGCGCGTGGTATAGGCTGACCTTCGCCGATGGATCGGTAACGCCGCCGCGTGCGCTGGCTTTCACCCCCGAGGACATCAACCTCGATCGGGGCCAATACGGATTCGCGCGATTGTTGACGACGCCCGAAGGCGTGGTTTTTTCCTATCGATACAAGCAGGACGACGTTGGCGCATTCCAGACCGGGGGAAGCATGGCCCTGTCGCGCCCCTACGGGCTTAGCGGCGATTACACGATGCAATACGATCTCGACGGCAAGGGCTTTCTTGAGGCCGGGCAAGACAGGCTTCCGTGGATGAACGCGCCGTTCAAGGTGCGGTTCGTGGAGAAGGCGACCGGTATCGCGACCCAGGTGTTTTCCTTGCCGGCACCCGATAGCGAGGCAGTTGGGGACGATGCCCCTTCGACTTTCCCCGAGGTCACCTGCCGTCGGTCAACCGCGCGGGAAGGGGCGGCGTGCTGGTTTCGCGATTTCCGAGCGATCGGTCATGTCAAGACGTGGCGCATGTCCTTCGTGTCGGAAGCGCGATTGCAGAACGCTGCGCTTGCCGATCTGCGGCCGGTATGGCGATCAGCCGAAGGTCGTGCGCGGATTCGTGAGTGCCGCAACAGCTATAGTCCAGCTTGCCTTGAGTGGCGGCGCAATCTTGGCGGATGGTGGGACGCACCGGCTGGCGCGACGGACTTTTACTATTCCGTCACGATGAAGGACGGGCGCACTCTCCCCGCGCAGCGGGTAAGCCTTGCGCAATAA